The Paenibacillus dendritiformis region TGGCAATCCTTATTCTACTATTTTTGACAACGGGTATAGTACAAATGCGGAAACGACACAGCATGAAGCGGGGCATATGTATGGTCTGCGCCACGATGAAGAAGAGAGCGGCTCGAATTATGACGGGAAAAATTGCGTGATGACGGCCGTTGGCTTTGGGTTTATCGATCGGTTCTGCAAAGGGCATCATGCCGATTGGTATGCTGCCAGGAACAAGTATTAATAGGAGGCGGTAACGATTCTTCCTTCTCAATTCATAGAATTGGGAAGGAAGTTCTTGTTCTTATCATAAGGGGGTGTGATGATGCACTTCAAAGGAAAAAAGATCGTTTCTTGTCTTTTTGTTTTTCTGCTGTGCTTTATCATCATCAGTTGTTCGAGCAAGTCTGACTTTTCGCTGATTCAGGTGAATGGCGAGATCATTTCCCATGAGGAAATTGAAAGTGTGTTAGAGCGCTATGAGGATAAAGGGGAATTCGTCAAGGTCTCCGAAGAAGACGTCGTGAAAAGCGCAATTGAAGAGGTGCTTGTGCTCCAGGAAGCCGGCAAACTGGGAATTACGGTGGATGAAGCCGAGTTAGATCATAAAATCGATGCTTTAAAAAACATGAATCAAAACTTGTTCTACGATCTGGCCATCAAGCAATACGGGGATATCGACAATTATAGGGAGGCATTGAAGCTGCGAATGCTGTATCAAGGGGCGAGAGACAAAATCATGTCTGATTATGTAAAGGACAACCCCATTGATGTTGAACTTGTTAAAGCGGAAATGGTAGCCGAAGGGTTAATTCAGGAACAAAGCGAGTATGATAAAGAGGAAAATCGCGCTTTGGTCAGTCAGTTTACTCACAGCTATGTCCAGAAGAAAGGGAACGCGTACTTCGATGAATGGGTTCATTCCCTAGTGGAAAATGCGACTATTGAATATGTTTATCAATAATCCCCGTTTAATGCGGGGTATTTTTACGATGACAGGGGGATGTGAATGGGGAAATTATGGGGTGCTCTCGTGACGGGCATCGTCATTCTACACGGATGCTCCTATTCGCCATCGAATCACGATCTAACAGGTCAGACGGGAACCACTTCAAATCATGACACCGTTGGTGAGACAAAACAAGCGTCGAGCGAATCGGAAGCTCACGAGGATGAGATTTTCTGGAGCCATAGAGAAATTCGCAACCTGCAGCGGTTGGATCAGTTTGTGGAGAACGTGAAGCATAAAGTAAAGGACGAAATCAAGGTTTTGGCGAGCACCAAAGAAGGCGGAGTCATCCAAACGAATCTCGCATTCGATGGAAATGCCGTTCAAGTCACCGTGAACGGCACGCAAGAAGCTTATGATCGGATATCGGTTGAGGAGCGGTTCAGTGCGCACTATAACGCGACTTTCATTGAATACTGGGTTAGCCG contains the following coding sequences:
- a CDS encoding SurA N-terminal domain-containing protein codes for the protein MHFKGKKIVSCLFVFLLCFIIISCSSKSDFSLIQVNGEIISHEEIESVLERYEDKGEFVKVSEEDVVKSAIEEVLVLQEAGKLGITVDEAELDHKIDALKNMNQNLFYDLAIKQYGDIDNYREALKLRMLYQGARDKIMSDYVKDNPIDVELVKAEMVAEGLIQEQSEYDKEENRALVSQFTHSYVQKKGNAYFDEWVHSLVENATIEYVYQ
- a CDS encoding DUF4362 domain-containing protein, whose translation is MGKLWGALVTGIVILHGCSYSPSNHDLTGQTGTTSNHDTVGETKQASSESEAHEDEIFWSHREIRNLQRLDQFVENVKHKVKDEIKVLASTKEGGVIQTNLAFDGNAVQVTVNGTQEAYDRISVEERFSAHYNATFIEYWVSRKDDESKKKLILQIHPDLQHSP